The DNA sequence TCCCAATCATAGAAGTAAACATAATTGGAATAAGAATTGGTTGCGGTAGAGGCTAGTTTAAAAGGATTTCCGCCAGAATTCGGAATATATTCCAGTTCTTTCACCTGCAGAAATGTATTGATCTTATCGGCAACTGCTGGATTTCCTGCATAAGTAACCACAGGAAATACAAAGTTTTCAGATTTTGGCGGCAGGTTATTTATTTTCACTTCTTTCTGCTGCGAAAAACCTAAACCTGAAATCAATAAGAAAAATACAATACTCCTTTTCACTATTTTGATTTTAAGTACATTAAAATAAACTTAGCAACCAACGTAGAAATTCCCAGTATGATAAACATATTGGCAAATCTCTTAGAGCTTCTGAACCCTTCATTATTGGTTTTCTTTAAAAAGAATCCAAAAAGAAGAAATACGATGGGCAAAATGATCTGTAACATTAGTTTCCTCTCATTCTGTTAAATTCATTGATCACCTCGTGGTGGCTCACCGTCTTATCTTTGAAATACGTTACAAAGTGCTGCTTTTCTTCTTCGGTAGCTCCCAACTGATTCAGAATATTCAATAAGTGCATTTTCATATGCCCTTTCTGGATTCCTGTAGTTACCAGCGAACGCAATGCACCAAAGTTTTGTGCAAGACCAGAAACAGCAAGAATACTCATCAGCTCCTGTGCAGAAGGTTTTCCAAGTAGCGCTAACGAGAATTTTACCAAAGGGTGAAGATTGGTAAGTCCTCCTACAACTCCTACAGAAATAGGAAGATCAATCCAGAATCTGAATACTCCGTTATCTGTGGTACAATGCGTCAAAGATCTGTATTGCCCATCTCTTGCAGCATAAGCATGTGCACAGGCTTCTGTAGCTCTGAAATCATTTCCGGTTGCAATGACAACCGCATCTACGCCATTCATTACTCCTTTATTATGAGTGGTTGCACGGTAAGGTTCAATTTCAGCGATGGTAACTGCCTGTTTGAATTTCGAAGCAAATTCTTCAGGAGAAATTCCGCTGTCATCTTTTAAATCTTCCATTTTACAGGAAACCTCAGCTCTCACAATACAGTCAGGGGTAAAGTTGGAAAGGATATTCATCACGATCTGCAATGAATTCTTTTCTTCCTGAGTAAAATCTTCGCTTGTTGCTACTTCCTGTCTCAAAGTTTTTCCAAACTGCTCAAGACATGAGTTGATAAAGTTTGCTCCCATGGAATCTACCGTATCAAAGCTTGCTTTCAGCTGGTAATAATTCGGCATTTCTGCAGTTTTATCCACCAGATTGATATTTAAAATACCACCACCGCGTTTTCTCATGTTCGCAGTGATATCTTCTGTAGCTTCAAGTAACTTTTTCTTTAAACTGAAATTAAAGAAATGTAATAATTTATGAGGTTCAACATTAAAAATAAAATGGGTGTGCCCAAGTTTTTCAGTGTTGATAATCGTTGTTTTGAAACCTCCTTTATCGATCCAGAATTTCGCAGCTTTGGAAGCGGCGGCAACTACAGAACTTTCTTCAACGGCCATTGGAAGTGCCAACAGTTTTCCATCGATCAGAAAGTTCGGAGCAATTCCGTAAGGCATATAAAAATTGGAGATGGTATTTTCAGAAAACTCATCGTGAAGTTTCTGAAGATCTGCATCATCGTTCCAGTATTGTTTTAATATATTTTGATATTCCTGGTTTCCTTCAAGATATTCGTTTACGAGCCAGTCGATTTTCCCCTGCTTTGGAAGCTTGGAAAAACCTTCGATTGGTTTATGATTCATGATATAAACTTTATGAGCCGTAAATATAATGATTTTGAGACTCTTTTTTGTTGATAACTTCTATGAAAAAAGATTGACTTTTATCAATTTTGGAACTAAATTTGAACAAAATTAAAATACAGTTCAGATACAAAACATATCAAACATTTAAAAATATGGATTTTGACCGCCTTAAAGAAAAACTGGAAATCCTTGCCGATGCAGCGAAATATGATGTTTCGTGTTCGTCCAGCGGCGGCTCAAGAAAGAATAAAAAAGGAGCTTTAGGAGATAGTTCCGCAAGTGGCATCTGCCATACTTATACAGAAGATGGGCGATGTGTTTCTTTGCTTAAAATTCTATTGACCAATCATTGTATCTACGATTGTGCTTACTGTGTCTCAAGAAGTTCAAATGATATTAAAAGAGCTGCTTTTACGGTAGAAGAAGTCGTAGATCTTACCATTAATTTTTACAGAAGAAATTATATTGAAGGGTTATTTCTGAGTTCCGGAATTTTCAAAAATGCAGACACAACCATGGAACGTCTGGTGAGAGTGGCCAAAAAGCTGCGTCTGGAAGAAAATTTTAATGGGTATATCCATCTGAAATCTATTCCCGGGGCAAGTGATGATCTGATGCAGGAAGCTGCTTTGTATGCAGACCGTTTATCGGTAAACATTGAAATCCCTACAGAAAGCGGATTAAAATTATTGGCTCCTGAAAAGAACAGGCAGGATATGATCAGTCCTATGCGATATATTCAAAAAGGAATTATTCAGTATAAGGATGAAAAGAAAGTTTTAAAAAAAGTACCCAAGTTTGCTCCGGCAGGACAATCTACACAGATGATTGTAGGCGCAACCAATGAAAACGACTTACAGATCATTAAAGTGGCTGATCATTTTTACAAAAACTTCAATCTCAAAAGAGTCTATTATTCAGGATATGTTCCCGTTTTGGAAGATCAAAGATTACCTTCTTTAACAACCGAGGTTCCTATGCTTCGTGAAAACCGGTTGTATCAGTCGGATTGGCTGATGAGATTTTATGGTTTTAAAGCTGAAGAAATTTTAGATCCTAATGTTCCTTTTCTTGATCTTGAAATGGATCCGAAATTAAGCTGGGCATTACGAAATCTGGATCAGTTTCCGGTGAATCTTCAGACTGCAGAATATCGAACAATTTTAAGAATTCCGGGAATTGGGGTAAAAACGGCTCAAAAAATTATCAGTGCAAGACGTTTTCAGGTTTTAACGATGGAGCATTTAAAAAAATTAGGAGCAGCTGTCAACAGGGCAAAATATTTCATTGATTTCACTGCTGGGAATGCCTACCTGAAGTATTTAACTGATAAAAATTTCAGAAAGCTGTTGATAGGTGGAAGCTCTTCAAAGTTTCACAATCAGTTTTCCCAACAACTGACATTGTTTTAAACACAAACTACACGAATTTTCTCATAAATGATCACTAATTTATTACTTCGATAAAACAGCACATTTGTCATTCTGACGAAGGAAGAATATCAGAATGACAGGCAGCACAACTAAATTTTAAAATTAATGATGACAACCCTACTCTACGATGGAAGTTTTGATGGTCTTTTCACTGCGGTATTTGAAGTTTTTGAATACCGTTATAAAGATGTGGAAATTGCAAGCAGGGAAAGGTTTCATCAGGAAAATATTTTTGCTGAAATCCACGAAGTCATCACGCAAACAGAAAAGTCTGAGCGGGTTCTCAACAAATTGGAGCAAAATATTGGGAAAGCGGGTATTCATAAACTTTTAAAAGTTTTTTTATCAGAAGATCCGGATCTTGAGAACCTCATCCTGTCTGCCGTCAGACAATCCATCAGATATCCCGAAGAAAATATTCTTGAAAACTTTGCAGATAACAATATTCTACAAATTTCAAAAATCTGTAAATCGGTTGATAGGGAAAGGCACAGAATGACTGCTTTTGTCCGCTTTGAAAAAATGAAAGATGGTGTTTTCTTTTCCAAAATAGATCCCGACTTCAATGTTCTTCCGTTAATCCGAAAACATTTTAATGACCGGTATCAAGATCAGAAATGGATGATCTATGATCTGAGGAGAAATTACGGCATTTTTTACGATCTGGAAAACTGCGAATTCTTCTACCCTGATGAAAAGCCGGATTTCAATAAGTATCAGCAAAAATTTCATGATGAAGAGATGAATTATCAGGTGCTTTGGCAGCGATATTTTACTAAAACCAATATTGTAGAGCGAAAGAATATGAAACTCCATATTCAGCATGTTCCGAAAAGATACTGGAAGTATTTGACGGAAAAATGGTAAGACAAAATCTCATATTGTGGATAACTTTTTTTTCAGTGAAGAAAATACTGTATTTTGAAACCCCTTTTTTAAATTATCATTTAAACTATTAATTTAGTGACAGATAGAATCCACATTAACTGAAAACTCATATTGTGGATAACTTTTTCCCGTTAACATATAGTTAACATTGAAAATGTTTCATTGTAATTTTTCATGTAAAAACTAAGTAAATAAAGGCACTCCCGAAGAACAAACGGGATATAGGGGCACCCTATAAACCTATGAAAATCTGCGACCTATGTGATTAAAAATTAAATCAACATTTCGAGTTTGTGGATAACTTCTACTTTTTGATGGTCCGCAAGGCTTTCTTTACGATGTATTGGGTTTCTTTTGTCGGACTTTCCCGGAGCCATTCATCACAAACTTCTACCACAAATTCAGGTTGAGATTTGCTGGCATCATTCAGCCAATTGCCGACACTGTCCTGCACATATCGGGATGAATCGGATCGTAAAGGTTCTAAAATTTCAAGACCTAATCCAGGATTTTGTTTCAAAGCATCAATATGTTCACACCACACTCCTCTCGGCCGGGTAGATTCGCTGGCAAAACGTCTTACATTTTCATTGCTATGCTGCGTCCATTCTGATAAAACAGACAAGCTCTCGCCAAGATTTTCTGAAATATCCGGACGCACTGTCATCCAGCAGATTTCCCTCACTCCGAAATGAGAATCGGAAGCGAAAGACTGGATACTTTTTAATTTTTCTTTAAGTTTCAACTCATTATTCCTTCCAATGGTATATGCTGACCAGCAACGCACGAGATCTGCCGGATGCGTTGAGAGCCTGAACAGAAATTCTTCATCTTTATTTTTTCTTGCTAAATTTAAAAGTCCCACTCCAATAGCTTCGTTGAGAGTATTGACAGTTTGCTTTTTCAGCTGGTCTATATTTTCTAAGACAGGTTTTAAATAATCAATCCGGTTATTCTGCTGAAGTAAATGCTCCAACAATAACCTTTGATCTACTGCCAGCCATTCTGTAAGATTGGCGGTTTCAATTTCTCCGCGGTTCAGCTGTTCT is a window from the Chryseobacterium indologenes genome containing:
- a CDS encoding TIGR03915 family putative DNA repair protein; translation: MMTTLLYDGSFDGLFTAVFEVFEYRYKDVEIASRERFHQENIFAEIHEVITQTEKSERVLNKLEQNIGKAGIHKLLKVFLSEDPDLENLILSAVRQSIRYPEENILENFADNNILQISKICKSVDRERHRMTAFVRFEKMKDGVFFSKIDPDFNVLPLIRKHFNDRYQDQKWMIYDLRRNYGIFYDLENCEFFYPDEKPDFNKYQQKFHDEEMNYQVLWQRYFTKTNIVERKNMKLHIQHVPKRYWKYLTEKW
- a CDS encoding putative DNA modification/repair radical SAM protein gives rise to the protein MDFDRLKEKLEILADAAKYDVSCSSSGGSRKNKKGALGDSSASGICHTYTEDGRCVSLLKILLTNHCIYDCAYCVSRSSNDIKRAAFTVEEVVDLTINFYRRNYIEGLFLSSGIFKNADTTMERLVRVAKKLRLEENFNGYIHLKSIPGASDDLMQEAALYADRLSVNIEIPTESGLKLLAPEKNRQDMISPMRYIQKGIIQYKDEKKVLKKVPKFAPAGQSTQMIVGATNENDLQIIKVADHFYKNFNLKRVYYSGYVPVLEDQRLPSLTTEVPMLRENRLYQSDWLMRFYGFKAEEILDPNVPFLDLEMDPKLSWALRNLDQFPVNLQTAEYRTILRIPGIGVKTAQKIISARRFQVLTMEHLKKLGAAVNRAKYFIDFTAGNAYLKYLTDKNFRKLLIGGSSSKFHNQFSQQLTLF
- a CDS encoding hydroxymethylglutaryl-CoA reductase, degradative, translating into MNHKPIEGFSKLPKQGKIDWLVNEYLEGNQEYQNILKQYWNDDADLQKLHDEFSENTISNFYMPYGIAPNFLIDGKLLALPMAVEESSVVAAASKAAKFWIDKGGFKTTIINTEKLGHTHFIFNVEPHKLLHFFNFSLKKKLLEATEDITANMRKRGGGILNINLVDKTAEMPNYYQLKASFDTVDSMGANFINSCLEQFGKTLRQEVATSEDFTQEEKNSLQIVMNILSNFTPDCIVRAEVSCKMEDLKDDSGISPEEFASKFKQAVTIAEIEPYRATTHNKGVMNGVDAVVIATGNDFRATEACAHAYAARDGQYRSLTHCTTDNGVFRFWIDLPISVGVVGGLTNLHPLVKFSLALLGKPSAQELMSILAVSGLAQNFGALRSLVTTGIQKGHMKMHLLNILNQLGATEEEKQHFVTYFKDKTVSHHEVINEFNRMRGN
- a CDS encoding DNA alkylation repair protein, producing MTEKRKGARSIKDIPPDILEQLNRGEIETANLTEWLAVDQRLLLEHLLQQNNRIDYLKPVLENIDQLKKQTVNTLNEAIGVGLLNLARKNKDEEFLFRLSTHPADLVRCWSAYTIGRNNELKLKEKLKSIQSFASDSHFGVREICWMTVRPDISENLGESLSVLSEWTQHSNENVRRFASESTRPRGVWCEHIDALKQNPGLGLEILEPLRSDSSRYVQDSVGNWLNDASKSQPEFVVEVCDEWLRESPTKETQYIVKKALRTIKK